In uncultured Ilyobacter sp., a genomic segment contains:
- the folB gene encoding dihydroneopterin aldolase, translated as MDKIIIKNMAFYGYHGVLSEETILGQKFFVDLEINKSLKEAGLTDDLTKSVSYAEIYERVENIARGKNYKLIEALAEAVAEDILNYFDIEAIKVRIKKPEAPIPGHFDYVGVEIERSKND; from the coding sequence ATGGACAAAATAATAATAAAAAACATGGCCTTTTACGGATATCACGGTGTCTTGTCAGAAGAGACCATCTTGGGCCAAAAGTTCTTTGTAGACTTAGAGATAAACAAATCTCTGAAAGAGGCTGGGCTTACAGATGACCTGACAAAAAGTGTAAGCTATGCAGAGATATATGAGAGGGTAGAAAATATTGCCAGGGGGAAAAATTATAAGCTTATAGAGGCACTGGCAGAAGCTGTGGCTGAGGATATTCTAAATTACTTTGATATAGAAGCAATAAAAGTCAGAATAAAAAAACCAGAGGCCCCTATACCTGGTCACTTTGACTATGTCGGGGTAGAAATAGAGAGAAGTAAAAATGACTAG
- the hprK gene encoding HPr(Ser) kinase/phosphatase gives MNNRIITHKSISIREIMSEFNLDLICEGNLEYEMTAPNINRSGSELTGFFDENSDILDSCIQIFGKEEMTYLKKLDTDKRVGILNEYFSYSFPAVILCDVDTVEEEFFKIAEKNNKSLLKTKQRASVFIRDIKYFLQKRLASEMMLNDHILLEIFGIGILITGDADAKQGVTIELIERGHKFITDDNVILKRTGDDKLVGENRFDKSSDEEHFFLVHKGGGKIDLTDTFGLGSTRKEKQINLLVNLERWKERKFYDRLGLDQVFEDFLGIKIQRLTLPVRKGRNLAVILETAAINHRLKKSGVNSAEYFLNETKKLILENKMRNQGEEGMKNHISLSVDDLKKKFNLEVLCGEEKLDTAFIYKTSIHRPALALSGYYDMIDEDGSDRLQVFSEGEFRYLESLDEETRKKNLETYLNYNFPAIILSKIDNIPQYFIDAIEEKGRILLRYNKSKISQIIADFNSFLETYFAPSITLHGVFVEMYGFGVLLTGKSGIGKSETALELIHRGHRLIADDMVKFIKHPSGDIMGRAAKLPHFMEIRGLGIIDIKALYGLGSVRLTKRLDAILELRELKSDEYLTSTKYSGGTIELLERSVHKAELYISSGRNAAAMVEVATMNLMAKKLGHDPEKAYKESYSRFTEEEKRILDFQEN, from the coding sequence TTGAACAATAGAATAATTACTCATAAATCAATATCTATAAGAGAGATCATGTCAGAATTCAATCTAGATCTTATATGTGAAGGAAACCTTGAATATGAAATGACAGCACCTAATATAAACAGGTCAGGTTCAGAATTGACAGGATTTTTTGATGAAAATTCAGATATTTTAGACTCGTGTATTCAGATTTTTGGAAAAGAAGAAATGACTTATCTAAAAAAACTAGATACTGATAAAAGAGTGGGGATTTTAAATGAATATTTTTCCTATTCTTTCCCTGCAGTTATACTGTGTGACGTAGACACCGTAGAAGAAGAATTTTTTAAAATTGCCGAAAAAAATAATAAAAGTCTTCTTAAAACAAAGCAAAGAGCCAGTGTCTTTATAAGAGATATAAAATATTTTCTTCAGAAAAGACTTGCGTCTGAGATGATGCTAAACGATCATATACTACTAGAAATTTTTGGTATAGGAATTCTCATTACCGGGGATGCCGACGCAAAACAAGGTGTCACCATCGAACTTATCGAAAGAGGACATAAATTTATCACAGATGATAATGTCATCCTTAAAAGGACTGGAGACGATAAACTTGTAGGTGAAAATAGATTTGATAAATCGTCAGATGAAGAACACTTCTTTTTAGTTCACAAGGGGGGCGGAAAGATAGATCTTACTGACACCTTTGGTCTCGGATCTACAAGAAAAGAGAAGCAGATAAATCTTCTTGTAAACTTAGAGAGATGGAAGGAGAGGAAATTTTATGACAGACTTGGCTTAGACCAGGTTTTCGAAGATTTTCTAGGAATAAAAATCCAAAGGCTGACTCTTCCTGTACGTAAAGGAAGAAACTTAGCGGTTATTTTGGAGACAGCTGCAATAAATCACCGGTTGAAAAAATCGGGAGTTAATTCAGCAGAGTATTTTTTAAACGAAACAAAAAAATTAATATTAGAAAATAAAATGAGAAATCAGGGAGAGGAAGGTATGAAAAATCATATATCTCTATCAGTTGATGATTTAAAGAAAAAGTTTAATCTAGAAGTATTGTGTGGAGAGGAGAAGCTAGATACTGCTTTTATTTATAAGACCAGTATTCACAGACCTGCTCTGGCTCTTTCAGGATATTATGACATGATAGATGAGGATGGATCAGATAGACTGCAGGTTTTTTCTGAAGGAGAATTTAGATATTTAGAAAGTTTAGACGAAGAAACAAGAAAGAAAAATCTTGAGACTTATCTAAATTACAATTTCCCGGCTATAATTCTTTCTAAGATAGATAATATACCACAATATTTTATAGATGCTATAGAGGAAAAAGGCAGGATACTTCTACGATACAATAAAAGTAAAATCAGCCAGATTATAGCTGACTTCAACTCATTTCTTGAGACATATTTTGCTCCATCTATAACTCTTCATGGTGTATTTGTTGAGATGTATGGTTTTGGAGTTCTGCTCACCGGGAAAAGCGGGATAGGTAAAAGTGAAACAGCTCTTGAGCTTATACATAGAGGACACAGGCTTATAGCAGATGACATGGTTAAGTTTATAAAGCATCCTAGTGGAGACATCATGGGAAGAGCAGCGAAACTACCTCATTTCATGGAAATCAGGGGACTAGGGATAATCGACATCAAGGCTCTTTATGGTCTAGGATCAGTGAGACTGACAAAAAGACTTGATGCAATATTAGAGCTAAGGGAACTAAAATCTGATGAGTACCTTACCTCTACAAAATACTCGGGAGGAACAATCGAACTCCTTGAAAGATCGGTGCATAAGGCTGAGTTATATATTTCGTCAGGACGTAATGCTGCAGCCATGGTTGAGGTAGCTACTATGAATTTAATGGCGAAAAAACTTGGGCACGATCCTGAGAAGGCCTACAAAGAAAGTTACAGTAGATTTACAGAGGAAGAAAAAAGAATCCTGGATTTTCAGGAAAACTAA
- a CDS encoding YitT family protein encodes MKRKRKNIFLDYFVVNLGSLITAAGIAFFLAPARIAPGGVSGLAIIINSIWGTSVGVTMLFLNVPIFLAGLKIFGRAYGLKTFLGTVLLSVYVDLLNYLFPNIDTLIDFAKGGNLFLATIYGGLLVGLGVGMIMKFGGSTGGTDILAQVINKYLKLSMGYSMMVVDFIIVSIAALVFGFEKALYAIITLYAIGVVINKVFEGVSYSKMVYIISDRYEDIRDIIITELDSTGNGLDIEGLYTNKDRKMIMTVMRNKKIHDLREHIKAVDPGAFVIISEVYEVLGEGFTPIK; translated from the coding sequence ATGAAAAGAAAAAGAAAAAATATTTTCTTAGATTATTTTGTAGTTAATTTAGGTTCTTTGATCACTGCAGCTGGGATAGCTTTTTTCTTGGCTCCTGCGAGGATAGCTCCTGGAGGAGTATCGGGACTTGCTATCATAATAAATTCAATATGGGGGACTTCTGTAGGGGTTACAATGCTTTTTTTGAATGTACCTATATTTCTTGCTGGACTTAAAATATTTGGAAGAGCTTACGGACTTAAAACTTTTCTAGGAACTGTGTTATTATCAGTTTATGTAGACCTTTTAAATTATTTATTTCCAAACATAGATACACTTATAGATTTTGCAAAGGGCGGCAACTTGTTTTTGGCAACAATATACGGTGGCCTTCTTGTGGGACTCGGTGTGGGTATGATAATGAAATTTGGTGGGAGTACAGGGGGAACAGATATCCTGGCCCAGGTTATTAATAAATATTTAAAACTTTCCATGGGATATTCCATGATGGTTGTGGATTTTATTATTGTTTCAATTGCAGCTTTGGTTTTTGGTTTTGAAAAGGCCCTCTATGCAATAATAACTCTTTATGCCATTGGTGTTGTAATAAACAAGGTATTTGAAGGTGTAAGTTATAGTAAAATGGTATATATAATAAGTGACAGATATGAAGATATAAGGGATATAATAATAACTGAATTAGACAGTACAGGAAACGGCCTGGATATAGAGGGGCTATATACAAATAAAGATAGAAAAATGATAATGACTGTAATGAGAAACAAAAAAATACATGATTTAAGAGAGCACATAAAAGCAGTAGACCCTGGAGCCTTTGTAATAATATCAGAGGTATATGAAGTCTTAGGTGAAGGATTTACTCCAATAAAATAA
- the folK gene encoding 2-amino-4-hydroxy-6-hydroxymethyldihydropteridine diphosphokinase: MTRERLAYLSLGSNMGNKLYYIVSAIQRINITNGVRVSKISSFYETDPWGVRDQDSFYNIALEIKTTLLPFELLRNLQKIETELSRKREFRWGPRTIDIDIIFYDDLKIGIEELTVPHPRYRDRNFVLKPMYEIYPHNELLLKHMNRDSSKIKKIIPKILVSSCLLGENCNYKGGNNKNNLLIKLENSVSYIPVCPEVMGGLETPRIPAEIKNNKVITKKNSDVTVEFNRGATLALENALENNCTLALMKGKSPSCGLGEIYSGDFTGKLVEGDGITAKLLLKNKIDIIPV, translated from the coding sequence ATGACTAGAGAAAGGCTGGCCTACCTCAGCCTCGGCTCTAACATGGGAAATAAACTTTATTATATTGTCTCTGCAATTCAAAGGATAAATATCACAAATGGAGTAAGAGTAAGTAAAATCTCATCTTTCTATGAGACAGATCCTTGGGGTGTAAGAGATCAAGACAGCTTTTATAATATAGCCTTAGAGATAAAAACCACACTCCTTCCCTTTGAGCTCTTAAGAAATCTCCAGAAAATAGAAACAGAGCTCAGCAGGAAAAGGGAGTTCAGGTGGGGACCTAGGACTATAGATATAGATATAATATTTTATGATGATTTAAAGATAGGTATAGAGGAATTAACAGTTCCTCATCCTAGGTATAGAGACCGAAATTTTGTATTAAAACCTATGTACGAGATATATCCTCATAATGAACTTCTCCTAAAACACATGAATAGGGATTCTTCTAAAATCAAAAAAATTATTCCCAAGATTCTTGTGAGCTCATGTCTTTTAGGTGAAAACTGCAATTATAAGGGTGGCAACAACAAAAATAACTTGCTGATAAAACTTGAAAACAGTGTATCCTATATACCAGTATGCCCAGAGGTAATGGGAGGCTTAGAAACTCCTAGAATTCCAGCAGAGATAAAAAATAACAAAGTGATAACCAAAAAAAACAGTGATGTAACAGTGGAATTTAATCGTGGGGCCACGCTGGCTCTTGAAAATGCCTTAGAAAACAACTGCACACTGGCCCTAATGAAGGGAAAAAGTCCCTCTTGTGGCCTTGGCGAGATTTACAGCGGAGATTTCACAGGAAAATTAGTAGAGGGTGATGGAATAACTGCCAAACTTTTATTAAAAAACAA